A stretch of Flexivirga aerilata DNA encodes these proteins:
- a CDS encoding glutathione S-transferase family protein, protein MAQGSYVEPSFTRDTNYIPDRITRDARDGWPVEPGRYRLIAARACPWASRAIIVRRLLGLEDAISMGLAGPTHDANSWTFDLDPGGLDPVLQIPRLKDAYDGRFPDYPRGITVPAIVDVPTGGVVTNDFAPMITDLATQWTEHFRDGAPDLYPEPLRAEMEEVMRRVYTEVNNGVYRCGFAGSQEAYDEAYGRLFTALDWLEERLAGQRYLMGDAITMADVNLFTTLVRFDPVYHGHFKCNRGKLIELPALWGYARDLFQTPGFGDTVDFTQIKQHYYVVHRDINPTGIVPMGPDLSNWMTPHGRESLGGKAFGDGTAPGEIAVAERVPSADNPVLGPDGLLLT, encoded by the coding sequence ATGGCACAGGGCAGTTACGTCGAACCGTCGTTCACGCGCGACACCAACTACATCCCCGATCGCATCACGCGTGACGCGCGGGACGGCTGGCCGGTGGAGCCGGGTCGCTACCGGTTGATCGCCGCGCGCGCCTGTCCGTGGGCGAGTCGCGCCATCATCGTGCGACGGCTGCTCGGCCTCGAGGACGCCATCTCGATGGGGCTGGCCGGACCGACCCACGACGCGAACAGCTGGACCTTCGATCTGGACCCGGGCGGCCTGGACCCGGTGCTGCAGATCCCACGGCTGAAAGACGCCTACGACGGGCGGTTTCCGGACTACCCGCGCGGCATCACCGTGCCGGCGATCGTCGACGTGCCGACCGGCGGCGTGGTCACCAACGACTTCGCGCCGATGATCACCGACCTCGCCACGCAGTGGACCGAGCACTTCCGCGACGGCGCGCCCGATCTCTACCCGGAGCCACTGCGGGCCGAGATGGAGGAGGTGATGCGGCGCGTCTACACCGAGGTCAACAACGGCGTCTACCGCTGCGGCTTCGCCGGCAGTCAGGAGGCGTATGACGAGGCGTACGGCCGGCTGTTCACGGCCCTCGACTGGCTGGAGGAGCGCCTCGCCGGGCAGCGTTACCTCATGGGCGACGCGATCACGATGGCGGACGTCAACCTCTTCACCACGCTGGTCCGCTTCGATCCGGTCTACCACGGGCACTTCAAGTGCAATCGCGGCAAGCTGATCGAGCTGCCCGCGCTGTGGGGCTACGCCCGTGACCTGTTCCAGACGCCCGGCTTCGGCGACACCGTCGACTTCACCCAGATCAAGCAGCACTACTACGTCGTGCACCGCGACATCAACCCGACCGGCATCGTCCCGATGGGCCCGGACCTCAGCAACTGGATGACCCCGCACGGCCGGGAATCCTTGGGCGGCAAGGCATTCGGTGACGGCACGGCCCCGGGGGAGATCGCCGTCGCCGAGCGGGTGCCCTCCGCCGACAACCCCGTGCTCGGGCCGGACGGGCTGCTGCTGACGTGA